A stretch of the Amycolatopsis sp. BJA-103 genome encodes the following:
- the argH gene encoding argininosuccinate lyase, producing MSGNEQPVQLWGGRFASGPAEAMAALSASTHFDWRLAPYDIAGSRAHARVLRKAGLLTDDELTGMLAALDTLAQDVASGAFTPTVADEDVHTALERGLLERAGTELGGKLRAGRSRNDQVATLFRMWLRDAARRVVAGTLGVVDALVSQANRHPDAILPGRTHLQHAQPVLLAHHLLAHGQSLLRDVTRLRDWDARTAESPYGSGALAGSSLGLDPEAVAAELGFDSSVDNSIDGTASRDFVAEFAFDVAMLAVNLSRIAEEVIIWNTAEFGYVTLDDAWATGSSIMPQKKNPDVAELTRGKAGRLIGNLTGLLATLKAQPLAYNRDLQEDKEPVFDSVEQLELLFPAIAGMLETLTFHTDRLAELAPAGFTLATDIAEWLVRQGVPFRVAHEAAGESVRVAEGRGVGLDELTDEEFEKINPALTPAVREVLTVEGSVSSRNARGGTAPERVAEQRDRLVARVTEHRAWLS from the coding sequence GTGAGCGGGAATGAGCAGCCGGTGCAGCTGTGGGGCGGCCGGTTCGCCAGCGGGCCGGCGGAGGCGATGGCGGCGCTGAGCGCGTCGACCCATTTCGACTGGCGCCTGGCGCCGTACGACATCGCCGGGTCGAGGGCCCACGCGCGGGTGCTGCGGAAGGCCGGGCTCCTCACCGACGACGAGCTGACGGGCATGCTCGCCGCACTGGACACGCTCGCGCAGGACGTCGCCTCGGGCGCGTTCACCCCGACGGTCGCCGACGAGGACGTCCACACCGCGCTCGAACGCGGCCTGCTGGAGCGCGCGGGCACCGAACTCGGCGGCAAGCTGCGGGCGGGCCGGTCACGCAACGACCAGGTCGCGACGCTGTTCCGGATGTGGCTGCGCGACGCGGCCCGCCGCGTGGTCGCGGGCACCCTCGGCGTCGTCGACGCGCTGGTTTCGCAGGCGAACCGGCACCCGGACGCGATCCTCCCGGGCCGCACCCACCTGCAGCACGCCCAGCCGGTCCTGCTGGCGCACCACCTGCTCGCCCACGGCCAGTCGCTGCTGCGTGACGTCACCCGGTTGCGTGACTGGGACGCTCGCACCGCCGAGTCGCCCTACGGTTCCGGCGCGCTCGCGGGTTCCTCGCTCGGCCTCGACCCCGAGGCTGTCGCCGCGGAACTCGGTTTCGACTCCAGCGTCGACAACTCCATCGACGGCACCGCCTCGCGGGACTTCGTCGCCGAGTTCGCCTTCGACGTCGCGATGCTCGCGGTGAACCTGTCCAGGATCGCCGAAGAGGTGATCATCTGGAACACCGCCGAATTCGGCTACGTCACCCTCGACGACGCCTGGGCGACCGGCAGTTCGATCATGCCGCAGAAGAAGAACCCCGACGTCGCCGAGCTGACCCGCGGCAAGGCCGGACGGCTCATCGGCAACCTGACCGGCCTGCTCGCGACGCTCAAGGCACAGCCGCTCGCGTACAACCGGGACCTGCAGGAGGACAAGGAGCCGGTCTTCGACTCCGTCGAACAGCTGGAGCTGCTGTTCCCGGCGATCGCGGGCATGCTCGAGACGCTGACCTTCCACACCGACAGGCTCGCCGAACTCGCGCCCGCCGGGTTCACCCTCGCCACGGACATCGCCGAATGGCTGGTGCGCCAAGGGGTTCCGTTCCGTGTCGCGCACGAAGCGGCGGGGGAGAGCGTCCGCGTCGCCGAGGGCCGCGGTGTCGGCCTCGACGAACTGACCGACGAAGAGTTCGAGAAGATCAACCCGGCGCTGACACCCGCCGTGCGCGAGGTACTGACCGTCGAGGGCTCGGTGAGCTCGCGCAACG
- a CDS encoding argininosuccinate synthase domain-containing protein: MAPDAFAFPDDPERLVVTFDEGVPVAIDGETVTLLQAFQQVNRRVGALGLAGREIYEGPAAVALVTAREELEKVSLGRVSGEVRLILHRGNAVVNSARDERALYDFTTGTTFDQSVA, from the coding sequence GTGGCGCCTGACGCGTTCGCCTTCCCGGATGACCCGGAGAGGCTTGTCGTCACCTTCGACGAAGGTGTGCCCGTCGCCATCGACGGGGAGACCGTCACCCTGCTGCAGGCCTTCCAGCAGGTGAACCGCCGTGTCGGCGCCCTCGGGCTCGCCGGGCGCGAGATCTACGAGGGTCCCGCCGCGGTCGCGCTGGTCACCGCGCGGGAAGAATTGGAAAAAGTCAGTCTCGGGCGGGTGTCCGGCGAAGTCCGCCTGATCCTGCACCGGGGGAACGCGGTCGTGAACTCGGCGCGCGACGAGCGCGCGCTGTACGACTTCACCACAGGCACTACGTTCGACCAGTCAGTCGCCTGA
- a CDS encoding arginine repressor, which produces MTGSRVTRQARITELVSTMAIRSQTELAKLLAAEGIDVTQATLSRDLDELGAVKLRGADSGAPVYVIPEDGSPVRGVQGGTSRLSRLLAELLVSADSSGNLTVLRTPPGAAQFLASAIDRAALEEVVGSIAGDDTVAVIAREPLSGKDLAERFMALARRSSIVDGGEETEGGA; this is translated from the coding sequence ATGACCGGCAGCAGGGTCACCCGGCAGGCCCGGATCACCGAACTCGTGTCCACGATGGCCATCCGCAGTCAGACGGAGCTCGCGAAGCTCCTGGCGGCGGAGGGCATCGACGTCACCCAGGCGACGCTTTCGCGGGATCTCGACGAACTGGGCGCGGTCAAGCTGCGGGGCGCGGACTCAGGAGCACCGGTCTACGTCATCCCGGAGGACGGCAGTCCGGTCCGCGGGGTGCAGGGCGGCACGTCCCGGCTTTCGCGGCTGCTCGCCGAACTGCTCGTTTCGGCGGACTCGTCGGGGAACCTGACGGTGCTGCGGACCCCGCCGGGTGCGGCGCAGTTCCTCGCCAGCGCCATCGACAGGGCGGCGCTGGAGGAGGTCGTCGGTTCGATCGCCGGTGACGACACGGTCGCCGTGATCGCGAGAGAACCTTTGTCCGGCAAGGATCTGGCCGAGCGTTTCATGGCGCTGGCCCGGCGGTCGTCCATCGTGGACGGCGGTGAGGAGACCGAAGGTGGCGCCTGA